A single region of the Bicyclus anynana chromosome 14, ilBicAnyn1.1, whole genome shotgun sequence genome encodes:
- the LOC112047348 gene encoding UDP-glycosyltransferase UGT5, translated as MLFHNINVVAAVLSALLLLAGYTESANILHVIPFSAMSHYIFLRHIGLELAQRGHNVTVITTHTEKNPPSNYYQVQVQKKQIWELIGGERPNIFDMAELSSEEFHHKVVWPGGLAFTELTLNSSDVQEFLKKDNTFDLVICEQFVQEALYTLASKYNAPLVIISTFGNCMRHNIMTRNPLQLATVLAEYLKLNNPGNFWGRLRNLYFTVYEYLWWRYWYLEKQEDLVKKYLPDLIGKTPSLYEMQKNASLMLINSHFSFDTPTAYLPNIVEIGGMHVRKSNKSLPDDLQKLLDESKHGVVYMSFGSNIRSAELPEHKKKAFLNVFKELKQTVLWKWEEDVLEGKPKNLFTGKWLPQQEIIAHPNIKLFITHGGLIGMQEAIYNGVPIVGVPIFSDQYNNVLLAEEVGVGKLLHYNDFNEDTLNKTINEILNNDSYLKTAREVQKRWNDRPMSPLDTTIFWLEYVIRNKGAEYMKNPARNMNWFEYTMLDVYAFILLIIVAVLAFFLKLILIVRAIVYGNQTNKMTKRKKRL; from the exons ATGTTGTTTCATAACATAAATGTG GTGGCAGCAGTGCTGTCGGCGTTGTTATTATTAGCAGGTTATACGGAATCTGCGAACATTTTACACGTTATACCTTTTTCAGCAATGTCTCATTACATATTTCTAAGACATATTGGATTGGAATTGGCTCAAAGAGGTCATAATGTGACCGTAATCACGACACACACAGAGAAAAATCCACCGTCCAATTATTACCAAGTCCAAGtgcaaaaaaaacaaatttgggAACTGATAG gggGCGAGAGaccaaatatttttgatatggcTGAGTTATCTTCTGAGGAATTTCATCATAAAGTAGTTTGGCCGGGTGGACTCGCCTTTACGGAGCTGACATTAAATTCATCTGACGTTCAAGAATTCTTAAAGAAAGACAATACGTTTGACTTAGTTATATGTGAACAGTTTGTCCAGGAAGCTTTGTACACGCTCGCATCTAAATACAATGCTCCTTTGGTAATAATATCAACGTTTGGAAACTGTATGAGACATAATATCATGACACGGAATCCTCTCCAATTGGCCACAGTTCTGGCagaatatttgaaattaaataatcctGGCAATTTTTGGGGACGCCTGAGGAACCTGTATTTTACCGTCTACGAATACCTTTGGTGGAGATATTGGTATCTTGAGAAGCAAGAGGACCTCGTTAAAAAGTATTTGCCAGATTTGATCGGTAAAACcccaagtttgtatgaaatgcagaaaaatgcttctttaatgCTAATAAATAGTCACTTCAGTTTCGATACTCCTACTGCATATTTACCAAATATAGTTGAAATCGGTGGAATGCATGTCAGAAAGAGTAATAAAAGCCTACCAGAT gaTTTACAAAAGCTTTTGGACGAATCGAAACATGGAGTGGTATACATGAGTTTTGGTTCCAATATCAGAAGTGCAGAATTGCCAGAGCATAAAAAGAAAGCATTTTTAAACGTTTTCAAGGAACTTAAGCAGACTGTTTTGTGGAAGTGGGAGGAGGATGTATTGGAAGGAAAACCAAAGAATTTGTTTACGGGTAAATGGTTACCACAACAAGAAATTATTG CACATCCGAATATCAAGCTCTTTATAACTCACGGAGGCTTAATAGGTATGCAAGAGGCAATATATAATGGAGTACCTATTGTAGGTGTACCAATATTCAGCGATCAATACAATAACGTACTCCTTGCTGAAGAAGTGGGTGTCGGAAAATTACTGCACTATAACGATTTCAATGAAGATACGTTAAACAAAACTATTAACGAAATACTGAACAATGACTCGTACTTGAAAACAGCAAGAGAAGTACAAAAAAGATGGAACGATAGACCGATGAGTCCCTTAGACACAACGATATTTTGGTTAGAATATGTAATAAGAAACAAAGGTGCTGAATATATGAAGAACCCAGCAAGAAATATGAATTGGTTTGAGTATACTATGTTGGACGTTTATGCATTTATACTACTTATCATAGTAGCTGTTTTAGCCTTTTTTTTGAAACTAATACTAATTGTCAGGGCTATTGTATATGGTAATCAGACtaataaaatgacaaaaagaaaaaagaggttGTGA
- the LOC112047345 gene encoding UDP-glycosyltransferase UGT5, giving the protein MLRLNTLFLTFLIHYIETADILYVTPFTSTSHNMLLAPIGLELARRGHNVTVITSHREKEPPPNYNQVMVDDIKIWEVMSGGRPNVFTMTDISAEEFHHIVFWEAGLAFTEVVLNSTEVKKFLDKENHFDLVISEQFFQEALYVLAYKYNTPLALVTTFGNCMRHNIAVGNPLQLATVIPEFLDLEDPSSFWGRLRNLYFTIYEYINWRFVYLRKQEQLVQTYLPDLPKNRPSLYELQQNCSLMLINSHFSFDVPAAYLPNIVEIGGVHLSRINSSLPKNLQKIMDDSVDGVVYMNFGSNVRSSELPAEKKKAFLNVFRKIKQTVIWKWEEDILEDKPKNLVTQKWLPQKEILAHPNVKVFISHGGLIGTQEAIFNGVPLIGVPIYADQYNNLLLAQQAGFGRVLKYHDINEETFENVLTDVINNKKYIEAAKEVSRRFKDRPMTALDTAMFWLEYVIRNKGAEYMKNPAINMSWVAYTMLDVYAFIIILLVSALLITLKVFSILQNIFAVYNTHDIKVKKKS; this is encoded by the exons ATG ttaagACTCAACACACTATTTTTAACATTTCTTATACACTATATTGAGACAGCCgatattttgtatgtaacacCATTTACTTCGACGTCTCATAATATGCTACTTGCACCGATCGGTTTGGAGTTGGCTCGAAGAGGACACAATGTCACGGTTATAACATCTCATAGAGAAAAGGAACCGCCTCCAAATTACAATCAAGTGATGGTCGACGATATAAAAATTTGGGAAGTAATGa GTGGTGGAAGGCCAAACGTTTTTACTATGACTGATATATCAGCAGAGGAATTTCACCACATAGTTTTTTGGGAAGCAGGCTTAGCTTTTACAGAAGTAGTCTTAAATTCTACGGAAGTCAAAAAGTTTTTGGACAAAGAAAACCATTTTGATTTAGTAATTAGCGAACAATTCTTCCAAGAAGCTCTGTATGTGTTGGCCTACAAGTATAATACACCTTTGGCATTGGTTACGACTTTTGGAAATTGTATGCGGCACAATATAGCTGTAGGAAATCCTTTACAACTCGCTACCGTTATACCTGAGTTTCTAGATCTGGAAGATCCTAGTAGCTTTTGGGGAAGATTGAGAAACTTATATTTCACGATATATGAATACATTAATTGGAGGTTTGTATATCTTAGAAAACAGGAGCAGCTGGTGCAAACATATTTGCCTGACTTGCCAAAGAACAGGCCAAGTTTATATGAGCTACAGCAGAATTGTTCTTTGATGCTGATAAACAGTCACTTCAGTTTTGATGTTCCCGCTGCTTACTTACCAAACATTGTGGAGATTGGAGGGGTCCATCTTTCGCGTATAAATTCAAGTCTACCAAAG AACTTACAGAAAATTATGGATGATTCAGTTGACGGAGTTGTGTATATGAACTTTGGCTCCAATGTCAGAAGCTCAGAACTGCCGGCGGAAAAGAAGAAAGCATTTCTAAATGTGTTTAGGAAAATAAAACAGACAGTAATATGGAAATGGGAAGAAGACATACTAGAAGACAAACCTAAGAATTTAGTAACACAAAAGTGGTTACCACAGAAAGAGATTCTTG ctCATCCTAACGTCAAAGTATTTATATCACATGGAGGTCTAATTGGAACACAAGAAGCAATATTTAACGGAGTACCGCTTATCGGTGTACCAATATATGCAGATCAGTATAATAATTTGCTACTAGCCCAACAAGCAGGCTTTGGGCGTGTACTGAAATATCATGACATCAATGAAGAAACTTTCGAAAACGTTCTTACTGAtgttattaacaataaaaaatacatagaaGCGGCGAAAGAAGTTTCGCGGAGATTCAAAGACAGACCTATGACAGCTTTGGACACCGCCATGTTTTGGTTGGAGTACGTCATAAGAAACAAAGGAGCTGAGTATATGAAGAATCCAGCAATTAACATGAGTTGGGTAGCATATACAATGTTGGATGTATAtgctttcataataatattattagtatcagcGTTACTTATCACTCTAAAAGTATTTAGTATTTTGCAAAACATTTTTGCAGTGTATAACACTCatgatataaaagtaaaaaaaaagtcttaa